In Rhizorhabdus phycosphaerae, the genomic stretch GCGGGGGCCCTTCGGCCGTGGGTCGTTCCATTTGAACGTCTTGTCGGAAATGGGCACCCCATAGGCCTGATTCGCAAGCCTTACGGTCGAGCGCCCATTTTGCGCATCAACCACCGTCCAGCCCATCAGCTTGAGGCCCGCAGGCCCGTTACCGCGGGCGAAGGCGATGGTGATGGTGCCGAATTCGGGGTGTTTGGGATCGCGCGCCTCGACCAGCGTGGTGCCCGGCGCCGCCCCCTCGGCAAGCTTGGCGAAGCGGCTGATATCCTTGCTGGGGTCGATCAGCACCGACAGCGGCGAGTTGCCGACCGGCCAGCGCGACACCTGCCGCACCGAATAGTCGATCATCGTCAGCGCCTTGCCGTCGCCGACGATCAGCAGCGGCACGCCCTTCTGATATTCGAAGCGAACACGGCCCGGCTGCCGAAGGCTGAGCTTTCCGGACAGTGCCTTGCCGTTGCGGTCGGTCTGGACGAAGTCGGCGGTCATCGTGGTGATTCCGCGAAGATGCGCGGAAACCTCCGCCAGCGTATCGGACGGGGCGGCGACGGCGGGCGTCGCGGCGGCCAGCGCGATCGGAATCAGGGACAGGGCGGGGGACAGGAAAAGCGAACGCATGAATGTCCTTCTTGTCGTTTCGCGGTCGCTTATGAAGGAGCCGCGCTGAATTGGGAATGAAGCGGGGCAACGTCCCGAAACGCGATCGGGTTTCCTATATGGGGTTCATGACCGCCCGCGCCCTTACCCCTGAAGAATGCCGCCTCGTCGGGGAGGTG encodes the following:
- a CDS encoding LolA family protein, with product MRSLFLSPALSLIPIALAAATPAVAAPSDTLAEVSAHLRGITTMTADFVQTDRNGKALSGKLSLRQPGRVRFEYQKGVPLLIVGDGKALTMIDYSVRQVSRWPVGNSPLSVLIDPSKDISRFAKLAEGAAPGTTLVEARDPKHPEFGTITIAFARGNGPAGLKLMGWTVVDAQNGRSTVRLANQAYGVPISDKTFKWNDPRPKGPRN